The nucleotide window gagagagagagagagagagagagagagagagagagagagagagagagagagagagagagagagagagagagagagagagagagagagagatagagagagagagagagagagagagagagagagagggagagagggagagagagtgagagagtgagagagtgagagagagagggagacggggagagagagagagtgagagagagagggagacggggagagagagagagagagaggagagagggagagagagggcgatggggagagagagagagagagagagagagagagagagagagagagagagagagagagagggagagagagagagagagagagagagagagagagagagggagagagagagagagagagagagagggagagagagagagagagagagagggagagagagtgagagagtgagagagggagagagagagggagacggggagagagagagagtgagagagagagggagacggggagagagagagggagcgagagagagagagaggagagagggagagagagggcgatggggagagagagagagagagagagagagagagagagagagagagagagagagagagagagaggcagacatggctctcaagagaagacaggctatgtgcacactgcccacaaaatgaggtggaaactgagctgcacttcctaacctcctgcccaatgtatgaccatattagagagacatatttccctcagattacacagatccacaaagaattcgaaaacaaatccaattttgataaactcccatatctactgggtgaaattccacagtgtgccatcacagcagcaagatttgtgacctgttgccacaagaaaagggcaaccagtgaagaacaaacaccactgtaaatacaacccatatttatgtttatttattttaacttgtgtgctttaaccatttgtacattgttacaacactgcatatatataatatgacatttgtaatgtctttattgttttgaaacttctgtatgtgtaatgtttactgttcatttttattgtttatttgacttttgtatattacctacctcacttgctttggcaatgttaacacatgtttcccatgccaataaagccccttgaattgaaattgaattgaattgagagagagagagagagagagagagagagagagagagagagagagagagagagagagagagagagagagagagagagagagagagagagagagggagagagggagagagagtgagagagtgagagagtgagagagagagggagacggggagagagagagagtgagagagagagggagacggggagagagagagagagagaggagagagggagagagagggcgatggggagagagagagagagagagagagagagagagagagagagagagagagagagagagagagagagagagagagagagagagagagagagagagagagagagagagagggagagagagagagggagagagagagagagagagagagggagagagggagagagagtgagagagtgagagagggagagagagagggagacggggagagagagagagtgagagagagagggagacggggagagagagcgggagcgagagagagagagaggagagagggagagagagggcgatggggagagagagagagagagagagagagagagagagagagagagagggagacggggagagagagagggagcgagagagagagagaggagagagggagagagagggcgatggggagagagagagagagagagagagagagagagagagagagagagagagagagaaagaaagaggagagaaggagacagggggagagaaagaaagaggagagaaggagacagggggagagagagggaaggaggggaagaagaagagggagtgggagagagagcgtgatagagacagagagagactgacagagacagaggtagacagacaaagaggagaggaagacaaagCGATCCAGGGCtgtccaacctctctctctcacacatgagTAGAAACGGTGACAGGAAATTCCCCTTCACAGCAGTAGGAGCAGCTCCAGGGTGAAATGATAAAGGAATGAAGAAATGCAAACCAGAAATCCAGTTATCCCTTATCATTCCAATCCCATAGCAGTACTTCTcagtctccccctctctgctattCTCTCACTAAATACCAGAGCGAGTGCACTTGATCCAGACATTTGGAGAGTCACACAGTCTACCTAAGGGGTGTCTCAATCAGTTCACACTAATATTGATCATTGAAGGCTGGATCTCCCGAAGATCAAGCTGGATCCCATGGTGAGTATATTCCCCCTATGTGCATGTCTGAGAATGATCTTATCTTAAATCTAACCAGGCACTGAATGGTATGTGGGATGACTGTGTAAATCACCCAATATCCctgtctatttgtctgtctgtgtctgtcttagacagacagggacacagcGTTCTCAGTAGCAGCACCACATGATGCAGTGAGTCTCCCTTGGCTGTGAACCCTGGACAGATGatctcaggcacacacacacatacacgaaaGAGACTGACTGGTATAATCACCACTCTCTATCCCGATTCCTCTCTTCTTCAGTAATAAAAGTAATTATTTCAGGAAACAATATCCTGCTTCTATAAAACCACCTCTCTGCATAAAGGAAGTGGCCATAAAATAAgtctcaccacctctctcctgtTTGGAGTGCAGAGTAGGCCTGTAGCCTTCCCACggggcacaccacgtcatttcaacgtgggtaattgggtaatatttggttgacacattgatcaatgagattacaacctatattcacccatTGAAAAAGACAGCTTATTGACCTTAGTTGAATTTTCCAATGTGTTaacactatgctttcaaccatctaaaaacacagccaaattccaatggaaaatcaatgtctgatttttggtgTAGTTGTCACCCAAGTGTCGATGACTGCACTTTCAATCATTTAAAAGCATGAATTAATGTgatatcactgtgcttcatctaatagcagtaagaccaaggagctgatcgtggactataccTAACAGGGGGGCGagcccatccacatcgacggggctgcagtggagcaggtcgagagcttcaggTTTCTCGGtatccaaatcactaaggacttaaaatgtTCCACACGCACGCACAGTTGTGAAGAAAGCACGACAGTGCCGCTTCCCCCTCAGTAGGGGGAAGCGtaggttgaaaaggtttggcatgggccctcaaatcctcaaaaagttctacagctgtaccctTGAGAGCATCTTGATTGACTGCAACGCTGCTTGGCCCTCGATCACATGGCGCTACAGAcagtggtgcggacagcccagtccatcctgccatccaggacctctatatcatgCGGtgtgaaaattgtcaaagactccagccacacaaGCCATAGACCGTTCTCTTTGCTTCCGCACAGGAAtcagtaccggtgcatcaagtctgacaccaccaggctcctgaacagcttctatctccaagccataagactgctaaatagctaactaaatagctaacaaaatggctacaatGGCTGCACTCTGACAGGGCCCAACACATTTTACACTGACTGACACTCcaccaaacacacaaacactcactccatcatttgctcacacacacataacacgcacatacatttatactgactctacacacccgcacacccactcacatacaatcattatatactctgctgctactctgtttattgtacactgagtgtacaaaacattaggaagacCTTGTTAATATAGAGTTACCCCcccccttttccccctcagaacagtctcaattcgtcggggcatggactctacaaggtctccacagggatgctggcccatgttgactggcccaatgcttcccacagttgtgtcaaattggctggtagtggatctcTACTCCGAATAGCTTGTTCCACCTcctcccacagatgctcaattggattgagatgtggtgactgggcaggccactgcagtaaACTGAATTCTTGTggcattatcctgctgaaaaaataaatgtgcagatgtatacactgctgccatgaagggatgcaccACCACCTCCAGCCTGCAATATTGACATGCGGCATGATGGATGCATGTACAGTACTCATCTCCATACCCTAGTCCTCCCATTAGCGTGAAACAGCAGGAACCAAGATTCATCAAACCAGGCAATATTTTTCCAATTCTCCAGTGTCCAATGTTTTCGCTCCTTAGCCCACTGCAAGCGCAGTTTCTTGTTTTTTGCTGAAAGAACTAGAACTATGTGAGGTGGTCGGCTGCCACACCCCCTTCGTGTCAAGGTACAACGAGTTTATTCTTTTATGGGTCTTTGGGCACCAACGTTGTACTGGAccgtcagttgactaactgtagcccgtCTGTTGCTCTGCACAATTAGTGTCAGCGTGCTTTATCCTCTTTCATCAATGACCCATTTTCAACTACTAGCCTgccgttggctggatgtcctttgtgtggtggaccattcctgatgcacacaggaaactgttgagcacgaaaaacacagcagcattgcagttcttgacacactcaaatcgttgtgcctggcacctactaccatacccctttcaaaggtacttaaatctgttgtcttgcccattcactctctgaatagcacacatacacatagcacacacacacatagcacacacacacatagcacacacacacatagcacacatacacatagcAAACATAcacatagcacacacacacatagcacacacacacatagcacacacacacatagcacacacacacatagcacacacacacatagcacacacacacatagcacacacacacatagcacacacacacatagcacacacacacatagcacacacacacatagcacacacacacatagcacacatacacatagcacacacacacatagcacacacacacatagcacacacacacatagcacacatacacatagcacacacacacatagcacacacacacatgtttcaATTGCCTCAatcatctacaatgattgaagtggatttaacaggtgacatcaataaggaatcatagctttcacctggattcacctggtcagtctttgtcATGTAAAGACACCTGTCACCTTACACCTatgcagtgctttcagaaagaattcggaccccttgactttttacacattttgttacgttacagccttattctaaaactgattaaataaaaaaaatcctcagcaatctacacacaataccccaaagcgacaaagcaaaagcaggtttttagcaatttttgcaaatgtattaaatataaaaaggaaataccttatttacataagtattcagacactttgctatgagaatcgaaattgagctcaggtgcattctgtgtCCATTGATcgtcattgagatgtttctacaacttgattggagtccacctgtagtaaatgaaattgattggacatgatttggaaaggcacacacctgtcgtatataaggtcccacagttgacagtgcatgtcagagcaaaaaccaggccatgaggtcgaaggaattgtccaaagagctccaagacaggattgtgtcgaggcacagatctggggaagggtaccaaaaaatgtctgcagcattgaaggtccccaagaacacagtggcctccatcattcttaaatggaaaagtttggaaccaccaagactcttcctaaagctggctgcccggccaaactgaacaatcgggggagaaggtcgttggtcagggaggtgaccaagaacccgatggtcactcagacacctcacaagtcctcaactggcagcttcattaaatagtacccgcaaaacaccagtctcaacgtcaaaagtgaagaggcgactccgggatcctGACCTTGTAAAtgtggtactggaactgaccccgTATATAGACGTACTTACTTACTTACCTTCTTGTGTTTTTCTTATTTCGTTTTTAAATTTCttatgtgtttttgttctaccttgtgttatttttagtattatattgttattgattattgcattgttgaaTTTAGCGCTGGCAAgataggcatttcactgtacttgtgcatgtggcaTTAAAACGTTCAACttgaaccaaatgacctggatggtagttgagattacattaaaagtacatggttCAAATGATCAATGCCGTTctagattctgcacagattattgtgaagatctccacaaaCTTGCGATGacctatgcatgctatcttgaatATGCGTGCTTTATATGAATACATAAGAAGAaatgtatagttacagtaacctcaaaatgtggtcATTGATGTGCGGAATTAAATGGCTAGGTGcgcaattaaaggggaattaTACTCAAAAATTACATTGaaagaaatgtgttcattttctTCCAGACCTAAAAAATTGTcttctgatgtgatttaagcattgatgtcacatcctgaccatagagagtccttattttctatggtggagtaggtcagggcgtgactggggggttagtctagttatTATtactatgtggggttctagttttgtttttctatgttggtgattttgtatgattcccaattagaggcacctggtaatcgttgtctctaattggggatcatatttaggtagccttttttccacctgtgttttgtgggatattgtattttgtattttgagttagtgtatgtagcacctctgtagtcacggttcgttatttgtttcttgttttgttttatagTTTCACTTGAATAAATTATGTGGCACTGtaatcccgctgcgccttggtccttctCTAATAACGACCATGACAATTGACATGGGCTCAGAACATCCAACTGTGTTTTTTCTCTATAAACAATTgtaattttgagagtgaaaaaatCTAAGAACAGGAAAAAATAAAACTGCGAGAACATAATTTGGGAAAATATAAAAGAGAGTTTAGGGGGGGGGAAAGCACACATTTTAATAGGGCACACCTTAGTCatttattaaccattattttaccaggcatATTGGCagaaaacatagtgcactacattctcttgtgcactaaggaccaggggaagagttgacaacatagtgcactactttctcttgtacactaaggaccaggggaagagttgacaacatagtgcactactttctcttgtacactaaggaccaggggaagagttgcgggggagaggaggagaaagtgcCTATTTaatagaaaaaaaaagaaaaacaattgtagctTGTGACATGTTTCATTTTTCTTTagtagctctcatgctagaaaaggcTGGAGACTCCTGATGCAGACAGATCCACTCTCCATTAAGAGGTGCTTCCCAGCATATCGTTTTTTTACTGATGTTGTTTTAAAggtacttttttcaaatcaactgtattttccacatagattccacgtcacaatatgttgacaaattacgttgaaacaatgtTAATTCAACCAGTTTGTTCCAAGTGGGTTATGCCCAATCCCTCCAACCCtcccacacctcaccccaccttACCATCAGCTCCCTAATCCAGGTCATGGGAATAGAGCATGCCTTGCCTGGGTTTGATATACTCAATCCATGTGTGCCaattctctacctttctctcaaAGTGGGCACTCATACACTCCTTCCCACACGTTTCATAGCATTGAAACGTATCAGAAATGCAGAGACCTATAATCACCGCTGTTCTCACAATGGAATGAGACAATTTCCGTGCGGCAACAATAAGTAGAGGCATATTTGTGACATAATAATTATATTGATTCACTAAATAAAACATAATCACAAAACAAAAGAAACAGCAATAATACAGTGTGTGTGGTCATTTCCTGGTTATGAGTGTTACAGTTCTAGGTGCAGTATTCCCTAAATGACCTGCAGTTCAGTATGGAGAGAGATCAAAAACATCCCTCAACCAAGAGCCAGACATGGGTTTCCTTCTCCAAGAAAATCCATGGACAGAAAAAAACTGTCCCCACTAGATGACTTGTGGTTCTGATTCCGTTGGTAGTGGAAACACGTTGAGGAACTATCATGCCTGGTTCTCTTTAGTTCTGTTTCCTTAGTTCCTCCTGGTTCATGCAATGAAGAATTGGAATTAAAGAATTGAAACCCATTGGTCTTGAGGTGCAGGTGCAAAATATTCAATGAGTATAATCGTCCTCTGGAGTTCATTACCACATTCCATATCAGAACACGTGACATGACTTGTCTGTTTTCCAGCGTCCCACTGTTGTGTTCAGGCTTTGCTGACTATTACGACTTCAGCTCAATTTCACCATCCTGAGCAGAGAAACACTCAGTCATTGGGCCTCATATGTTCCTCTCATAAACTGGTGCCACACAGCAGATGCCAAGCAACGGAGTCTAAATAAATTCACACACCAAAATAATATACATTTTTCATGTACACAAAAACTGTACACTGTAATAGTAGCCTAGGCATTAGTTAGTTGAAATAGTAATGCCTTACTGCTGTTTGAGTGTTCTTTGTTTCTGAACAGAGACCAGGGGAGcgcagaacagaacagcagatGGGGTCCAGGGCATTCTGATTATCATGGCTGAAAGAGCTGCATCCAAACAGACCGAGGAAAGAAAGACAAATGACATGAGTCACCTCGTCTTCAATCTCTGACTTGGCATTTTGAGAATAACAACAGGCAACAAAGGGAAAATAGATCCCAGATGatggaaagaagaaaaaaaagaggagaagaagaagaagcgggGGATAAACCGATTCTGTGGGAGACTTAACTGACGCAAAGAGAAACACAAACACTGAAATGAAAGGTTTGGTTGGGTGAATGTGTGTACATTGGACAGAGTTAAAGGGTGGATTTCGATTTTGCCATCCTGTGTCCTGAAAATGTCCAGGAGAAACCTGGAGGACAGTTGAGAAGAACATCAAAGACTGTGGTCTGACCAGGAACCCTTACCAAGATGGCTGCTAGTGCTGACTTGAAATAGTAGCACTCTTTCTCTCTTGTGGAGGCCCCATGCGTCCCAAAGCATTAAGATGATTAAGTAAGTAAGAGTCCTGGATGGGCCTCGTCTACCCATATACCAAATGAAAGGTTTAGTTGTGTCGGTTTATGTGTACAGGAGGCTACTGGTCTACTTACAAACGTTGACCCACTCAGTGACTCGACACTCCTCACAGAGCACGTAGCAGCACCAGTGGAAGCGGCAGTGGCACCTCTCACTACGTGTCTGCTTCAGGATATTGTGCCCTCTCCCGCAGCACAGGGACCCGCAGCTGTCCATGCTGTGGCTGGTCTTGTTGCAGATCCGTCCCTGGGTGCCCAAGGAGTCCAGGGACGGCTCCCGCTCACAGAAGTCTGGAGACTTCTCAAAGTAGACCAGCTCCCGTGACACACTCGGCTTCCGCCGACCCACATTGTTTGGGCTACCCACGCCCCCAGACCCAGATCTGGACCCCACTCCGGCCCCGTTCCTAACCCCATTCAAGGCTCCATTGCCAGCTGCGACCCGGGGGTTGAACACCCCGCTGTTCTTGTTCTGGGAGTTGATGAAGATGGCGGAGAGGAACTTATCCCTCAGCAGAGAACCCAGCAGCCTGAACTCAGGAGACACGTACCAGCAGGTCTTGAACTGGCAGCTGCCTGACGTGCCGTGGCACTTACACCTCCGCTTCATGTTGTCAGTCACAAGCTGTGCAGGGGGAAACAATCATGTCACTATCCATAGAAGTATAGAAGGCTTTTGATTGCAATGTACTAGGGTAACAATTATAAATGTATTTAAAGATACACTATGCCGAAATCGCtgagccatttcctggttgctaaaattctaatagtttgccttaTTTCAGTttctgtgacaaaacaagcaagaatagcatagagaatcattgtaccatctaaactgctgtgaaacatatgttccataaccaaaaacattgtattttaagctgtttgaagctggtgtacaaaaccgaaagtacaTTTCGAAAAAAATCGAACTGaaaaacgggaagcatagaaatagcagacatagaacagatctaccaatTCTTAGACTCACTTTCAATGAAAataacagatctataacacacatttctatgtggatttggtcaggtcacctaaaaagttacatattgcagctttaaaatgGTTCATACGTGTTTAATAAATATTTTATTGATTGTTTATGAATCTGTAATAAACATTTATAACTAATTCATTCAATTCATTATTAAATTACATGAATGTTAGAAAACTTGATGAATTCTATTGCGAAACCTTCACCAAATGAGAGCCTGAATCCTATCTGCAGTTATCATCTTGATAAAAATACAACAGATGAATCCTATCTGTCAGAGTCTCTGCTCACCTGTCGGCCCACCCTGTTGTTGTGGATCCTCATGCGGGCGTGGATATCCCTCGGAGTCCCCCGGGAGTCCAACCAATCTCTGGAGAATCTCTCACCGAAGCGGGTGTCATGGCTACAGCCCCCCCACTCCCAGGTTTCCTGCTGGGGGCTGAAGTCCTCTGGCAGGGGATTGAGGAGGGAGGTGGGGTGGGTAGAACCAGAACGCTGGCTGGCTGGCACATCTCTGAAATCCTGGGGGGCGGGGGGGCCTCCTCCCCCGCCCCCTCCCATGCCCGCTCTGGCCCCGCCTCTCTGTAGGGTCTGCAGCTGCAGTTGGGTGAGTTTGAGACGGATCTTGTCATCGTCCAGGCGACGCTTGGCCTCGCAGCCGCAGTCACGGAGTTTGCCCAGGCTGCAGGCAGAAGCCACGGAGTGTGCCACACCCGCTGCcaacagggacagagagaaggcagTCTCCCTGAAGCCTGTgggagagcggagagagacaCATCAGAGTCATGATGTTATCATACTGGGTATAATCTAGATACCACAGGGAAGCTTCATAtcctttaattatttttattctaTAAAAGAAAACATGCAAAGAAATGCTTTTATGTCAGCATCCTTTTTTTGTCCACTATCCCCACCTATAGGGCCTAAAAGTCTTCCTGACCAGGGACCTGGAGTTTTTTCTGGTCAGATCACATGGACAATATCCTGTCTGCATGTccaccctccatctttctctgcccctgtgtctctctcaccCCTGTTGAGGATTGCGCTCTGGTGGGGCAGCTTGTTGAGGCTCTCCAGGGCAGAACAGTTCCACCGCTGGTCTCTGAGCTGGTGCTGGCACTCGTGGATGGCCACCTGGGATGCACAGAAATAAATACCCCACCAGAATGGACATTggcattttcaaatcaaatcaaatcaaagtgtatttgtacgtgcgccgagtacaacaggtgt belongs to Salvelinus alpinus chromosome 28, SLU_Salpinus.1, whole genome shotgun sequence and includes:
- the LOC139557731 gene encoding protein Wnt-10b-like, whose protein sequence is METSHKFSWDLVLILAAALTSPAITVLCNDILGLKVAGDPVLTPTSVCLRLAGLSKRQMRLCVRSPDVTASALQGIQVAIHECQHQLRDQRWNCSALESLNKLPHQSAILNRGFRETAFSLSLLAAGVAHSVASACSLGKLRDCGCEAKRRLDDDKIRLKLTQLQLQTLQRGGARAGMGGGGGGGPPAPQDFRDVPASQRSGSTHPTSLLNPLPEDFSPQQETWEWGGCSHDTRFGERFSRDWLDSRGTPRDIHARMRIHNNRVGRQLVTDNMKRRCKCHGTSGSCQFKTCWYVSPEFRLLGSLLRDKFLSAIFINSQNKNSGVFNPRVAAGNGALNGVRNGAGVGSRSGSGGVGSPNNVGRRKPSVSRELVYFEKSPDFCEREPSLDSLGTQGRICNKTSHSMDSCGSLCCGRGHNILKQTRSERCHCRFHWCCYVLCEECRVTEWVNVCK